In one Lachnospiraceae bacterium GAM79 genomic region, the following are encoded:
- a CDS encoding DNA methylase translates to MEENKTYIAIDLKSFYASVECRERNRDPLTTNLVVADPSRTEKTICLAVSPSLKAYGIPGRARLFEVVQKVREANNIRRRNIPDHHFTGASDDSTKLGTDPTLQLDYIIAPPRMALYMEYSTRIYDIYLKYIAPEDIHIYSVDEVFMDVTGYLNTYHMTARELAMTMIQDVLKTTGITATAGIGTNLYLCKIAMDIVAKHIEPDKDGVRIAELDEMSYRRKLWSHKPITDFWRVGQGYAKKLAEYGLYTMGDVARCSVGKTNELYNEDLLYKLFGINAELLIDHAWGYEPCTMEQIKAYKPETNSICTGQVLHCPYDFDKTRLVVKEMTDLMALDLVDKGLVTDQIVLTIGYDIDNLTDPARKKRYKGAVTTDRYGRKVPKHAHGTINLKRQTSSTQMLMDAVMELYDRIVDKDLLIRRINITANKLADEHTVANDDAYEQLDFFTDYEAVKKQREKEEADLDRERHMQEAMLSIKKKYGKNAILKGMNLQEGATAKDRNAQIGGHKA, encoded by the coding sequence ATGGAAGAAAATAAAACGTATATAGCGATTGATCTGAAATCCTTCTATGCTTCCGTAGAATGTAGAGAGCGGAACAGAGATCCCCTGACGACAAATCTGGTAGTGGCAGATCCGAGCCGGACGGAGAAAACGATCTGCCTTGCGGTATCTCCATCCCTTAAGGCATATGGAATACCGGGCAGGGCGAGACTATTTGAGGTTGTTCAGAAGGTGCGAGAAGCAAATAATATAAGAAGACGGAATATACCGGATCATCATTTTACCGGAGCATCGGATGACAGCACGAAGCTGGGGACAGATCCGACTCTTCAGCTGGATTATATTATTGCTCCGCCGCGCATGGCGCTTTATATGGAATACAGTACACGGATCTACGACATTTATTTGAAATACATTGCACCGGAGGATATCCATATTTATTCGGTGGATGAGGTATTTATGGATGTGACCGGCTATCTGAATACCTATCATATGACAGCCAGAGAGCTTGCTATGACGATGATACAGGATGTGTTAAAGACGACAGGAATCACAGCGACGGCGGGAATCGGAACCAATCTGTATCTTTGTAAGATCGCGATGGATATTGTGGCGAAGCATATCGAACCGGATAAGGATGGAGTGCGGATCGCGGAGCTGGATGAAATGTCATACCGCAGGAAGCTCTGGAGTCACAAGCCGATCACAGATTTCTGGCGTGTCGGTCAGGGCTACGCGAAGAAATTAGCCGAATATGGACTATACACGATGGGCGATGTGGCGAGATGCTCGGTCGGAAAGACAAATGAATTATATAATGAAGATTTACTGTATAAGCTATTTGGCATTAATGCAGAGCTGCTGATCGATCATGCATGGGGATATGAGCCTTGCACGATGGAGCAGATCAAGGCATATAAACCGGAGACAAATAGTATTTGCACCGGACAGGTACTGCATTGTCCGTATGATTTTGATAAGACAAGGCTGGTTGTGAAGGAAATGACCGATCTTATGGCGCTTGATCTGGTGGACAAGGGACTTGTTACGGATCAGATCGTGCTTACGATCGGATATGATATTGATAATCTGACAGATCCGGCGAGAAAGAAGAGATATAAAGGCGCTGTTACAACGGATCGTTATGGACGAAAGGTTCCGAAGCATGCGCATGGAACGATCAATCTGAAGCGGCAGACCTCATCGACGCAGATGCTTATGGATGCGGTAATGGAACTGTATGACCGGATCGTTGACAAGGATCTTTTGATCCGGAGGATCAATATTACCGCGAATAAACTGGCGGATGAACATACTGTCGCGAATGACGATGCGTATGAGCAGCTTGATTTTTTTACAGATTATGAGGCTGTAAAAAAACAAAGGGAAAAAGAGGAAGCAGATCTGGATCGGGAACGTCACATGCAGGAAGCTATGCTCAGTATTAAGAAAAAATATGGGAAAAATGCAATTCTGAAGGGGATGAACCTGCAGGAGGGAGCAACGGCGAAAGACAGAAATGCACAGATCGGCGGACATAAGGCATAA
- a CDS encoding YolD-like family protein produces MQDQNNHKYDDIIHLEHPVSKTHPQMSLYDRAAQFAPFAALTGHAAAIRETARRTDEKRVLSDEVLEELNEKLNIISANIGTEQLVDITYFVQDERKAGGEYVTHSGIVKRIDLYRRAVIMADATIIPIEDISRIESDLFSGLE; encoded by the coding sequence ATGCAGGATCAGAACAACCATAAATATGATGATATCATTCATTTGGAACACCCTGTTTCAAAGACACATCCGCAGATGTCACTCTATGACCGGGCGGCACAATTTGCGCCATTTGCAGCATTGACAGGACATGCGGCGGCGATTCGTGAGACTGCCAGACGGACAGATGAGAAACGGGTGCTCAGTGATGAAGTATTGGAAGAATTGAATGAGAAACTAAACATTATTTCAGCAAATATAGGTACAGAACAGTTAGTGGATATTACCTATTTCGTACAGGATGAGAGAAAAGCCGGAGGAGAATATGTTACGCATTCCGGTATCGTTAAGCGAATCGATCTGTACAGGAGAGCGGTGATCATGGCAGATGCAACGATCATACCGATTGAAGATATCAGTCGGATAGAAAGCGATCTGTTTTCCGGTTTGGAGTAA
- a CDS encoding sulfide/dihydroorotate dehydrogenase-like FAD/NAD-binding protein, protein MFKIVRTEALTDAIYLMDVEAPRVAKNCLPGQFVIVRGSEDGERIPLTICDYSREAGTITIVFQVVGAATEMMKNLKAGDSFTDFVGPLGRPSELVEEDLETLKNKKILFVAGGVGTAPVYPQVKWLHEHGVAADVIIGGRSKELIILEEQMKAVAGNLYITTDDGSYGSKGVVTNEIQKLVDAGNKYDVCVAIGPMIMMKFVCKLTKELEIPTVVSLNPIMVDGTGMCGACRVTVGGEVKFACVDGPEFDGHLVNFEEAMERQQIYKTQEGRAYLAAKEGDTHHGGCGQCGGDK, encoded by the coding sequence GTGTTTAAGATTGTTAGAACAGAAGCGTTGACAGATGCAATCTATCTTATGGACGTGGAAGCACCAAGAGTAGCAAAGAATTGTCTTCCGGGTCAGTTTGTAATCGTAAGAGGCTCAGAAGATGGAGAGAGAATTCCTCTTACAATCTGCGATTATTCAAGAGAAGCAGGCACGATCACTATTGTATTCCAGGTAGTAGGTGCAGCAACAGAGATGATGAAGAATTTAAAGGCTGGAGACAGCTTTACAGATTTTGTTGGACCGCTTGGCCGTCCGTCGGAATTAGTAGAAGAAGATTTAGAGACATTAAAGAATAAGAAGATCTTATTTGTAGCCGGTGGTGTAGGAACCGCACCTGTATATCCACAGGTAAAATGGTTACATGAGCATGGAGTAGCCGCTGATGTTATCATCGGTGGAAGATCCAAAGAGCTTATCATTCTGGAAGAGCAGATGAAGGCAGTTGCCGGAAATCTCTACATTACAACAGACGATGGTTCATATGGAAGCAAGGGCGTTGTTACAAATGAGATTCAGAAGCTTGTAGACGCAGGCAACAAATATGATGTATGCGTAGCAATCGGACCGATGATCATGATGAAGTTCGTTTGTAAGCTTACAAAAGAGCTTGAGATCCCTACAGTTGTCAGCCTGAATCCGATCATGGTAGACGGTACCGGTATGTGTGGTGCATGCCGAGTAACAGTTGGCGGCGAAGTAAAATTCGCATGTGTAGACGGACCTGAATTTGACGGACATCTTGTAAACTTCGAAGAAGCTATGGAGCGTCAGCAGATCTATAAGACACAGGAAGGCAGAGCATATCTTGCAGCCAAGGAAGGCGACACCCATCATGGTGGATGCGGACAGTGTGGAGGTGACAAATAA
- the gltA gene encoding NADPH-dependent glutamate synthase codes for MDVLNRVPVREQEPAVRAKNFEEVCYGYNEEEAMAEAARCIGCKNAQCVKGCPVSIDIPGFIAHVKKGEFAEAFQVISKSSALPAVCGRVCPQETQCEGKCIRGIKGDPVSIGKLERFVADWAREHGIKPEPAAEKNGKKVAVIGSGPSGLTCAGDLAKMGYDVTIFEALHETGGVLVYGIPEFRLPKDGVVKKEIENVKSLGVKIETDVVVGKSVTIDELMEEEGFSAVFIGSGAGLPKFMGIPGENANGVFSANEYLTRSNLMKAYKEGSNTPIMVGKKVAVVGGGNVAMDAARTALRLGAETHIVYRRSEEELPARVEEVHHAKEEGIIFDLLTNPTEILEDEKGWVKGMKCVKMELGEPDASGRRRPVEIPGSEFVMDVDAVIMSLGTSPNPLISSTTKGLDTNKWKCIVADETNGQTTKTGVYAGGDAVTGAATVILAMGAGKAAAKGIDEYLKGLN; via the coding sequence ATGGACGTTTTAAATAGAGTACCGGTTCGTGAACAGGAACCTGCGGTTCGTGCAAAGAATTTTGAAGAAGTATGTTACGGATATAATGAAGAAGAAGCAATGGCAGAAGCAGCAAGATGTATTGGCTGTAAGAATGCACAGTGTGTAAAGGGCTGTCCTGTTTCTATTGATATTCCTGGATTTATCGCTCATGTAAAGAAGGGCGAATTTGCAGAGGCATTCCAGGTGATCAGCAAATCATCAGCACTCCCTGCTGTATGTGGCCGTGTATGTCCACAGGAGACACAGTGTGAAGGTAAATGTATCAGAGGTATCAAGGGCGATCCTGTATCTATCGGTAAACTGGAGCGTTTCGTTGCTGATTGGGCAAGAGAGCATGGCATTAAGCCGGAACCGGCAGCAGAGAAGAATGGCAAGAAGGTTGCAGTTATCGGTTCCGGTCCATCCGGTCTTACCTGTGCAGGAGATCTTGCAAAGATGGGTTACGATGTAACAATCTTTGAAGCACTTCATGAGACAGGCGGCGTACTGGTTTATGGTATCCCTGAATTCCGTCTTCCAAAAGATGGCGTAGTAAAGAAAGAAATCGAAAATGTAAAATCCTTAGGTGTTAAGATTGAGACTGACGTTGTAGTCGGTAAATCTGTAACGATAGATGAATTAATGGAGGAGGAAGGCTTCTCAGCAGTATTTATCGGTTCCGGTGCAGGACTTCCTAAGTTCATGGGTATTCCGGGTGAGAATGCAAATGGTGTATTCTCAGCAAATGAGTACCTGACAAGAAGTAACCTGATGAAGGCTTACAAGGAAGGCTCTAACACACCTATCATGGTTGGTAAGAAGGTTGCCGTTGTCGGCGGTGGTAATGTAGCAATGGATGCTGCAAGAACGGCACTTCGACTTGGTGCTGAGACACATATTGTATATAGACGTAGTGAAGAAGAACTTCCTGCCAGAGTAGAAGAAGTACATCATGCAAAAGAAGAGGGAATCATTTTTGATCTCCTTACAAATCCAACTGAGATCCTTGAAGACGAAAAGGGTTGGGTTAAGGGCATGAAATGTGTCAAGATGGAACTTGGTGAGCCGGATGCATCAGGCAGAAGAAGACCGGTTGAGATTCCTGGTTCTGAGTTCGTCATGGATGTGGATGCGGTTATCATGTCACTTGGTACTTCACCAAACCCACTGATCTCATCTACAACAAAGGGACTTGATACAAATAAGTGGAAATGTATCGTTGCCGATGAGACAAACGGACAGACCACAAAGACAGGTGTATATGCCGGTGGTGATGCAGTTACCGGTGCAGCTACAGTTATCCTTGCTATGGGAGCCGGAAAGGCAGCAGCAAAGGGCATTGACGAGTACCTCAAAGGACTCAATTAA
- a CDS encoding hydrolase — protein sequence MKEYIARDDAFELLKKYNKDPFHIQHALTVEAVMKWYANELGYGEDAEYWGIVGLLHDIDFELYPAEHCLKAPELLRDGGVSEDIIHAVCSHGYGITVECGTTIDVEPVHEMEKVLFAADELTGLIWAAALMRPSKSTKDMELKSLKKKYKSKGFAAGCSREVIERGAAQLNWELEKLLTMTLQAMAATEDEIKAEMEDL from the coding sequence TTGAAGGAATATATTGCAAGAGATGACGCGTTTGAATTACTGAAGAAATATAATAAAGATCCATTCCATATTCAGCATGCGCTTACAGTTGAGGCTGTTATGAAATGGTATGCAAATGAACTTGGCTATGGTGAAGATGCTGAATACTGGGGCATCGTAGGTCTGCTTCATGATATTGATTTTGAACTGTATCCGGCAGAGCATTGTCTGAAAGCACCGGAGCTGTTAAGAGATGGTGGTGTGTCAGAGGATATTATTCATGCGGTCTGTTCTCATGGTTATGGAATTACAGTGGAATGTGGTACAACCATCGATGTAGAGCCGGTTCATGAGATGGAGAAGGTTCTGTTTGCAGCAGATGAACTGACAGGCCTGATCTGGGCAGCGGCATTGATGCGTCCGTCAAAGAGTACAAAGGATATGGAACTGAAGTCACTGAAGAAGAAATATAAGAGCAAAGGATTTGCCGCAGGTTGTTCCAGAGAAGTGATTGAACGTGGTGCTGCACAGCTTAACTGGGAGCTTGAGAAGCTTCTGACTATGACATTACAGGCAATGGCAGCAACGGAGGATGAGATCAAGGCAGAGATGGAAGACCTGTAA
- the gdhA gene encoding NADP-specific glutamate dehydrogenase: MSYVDEVLEIVKKKNADQPEFLQAVTEVLDSLRPCIDANEELYRKNAILERITEPDRQIMFRVPWVDDNGQVQVNRGFRVQFNNSIGPYKGGLRLHPSVNLGIIKFLGFEQVFKNSLTTLPIGGGKGGSDFDPKGKSDREIMAFCQSFMTELCKYIGADVDVPAGDIGTGGREIGFLFGQYKRIRGSYEGVLTGKGLTYGGSLARTEATGYGLLYLTNALLKDHGIDIAGKTCIVSGAGNVAIYAIQKAHQLGAKCVTCSDSTGWIYDPEGIDVDLLKEVKEVKRARLTEYAAARPSAEYHEKKNGEHGVWNVKGDIALPCATQNELDLDDAKALVANGVISVTEGANMPTTLEATKYLQENGVLFVGGKAANAGGVATSALEMSQNSERLSWTFEEVDGKLKGIMETIYANISDAAKRYGVEGDYVAGANIAGFEKVVEAMLAQGVC, encoded by the coding sequence ATGTCATACGTTGATGAAGTGCTGGAGATCGTAAAGAAGAAAAATGCTGACCAGCCAGAATTTTTACAGGCAGTAACAGAGGTTCTTGATTCACTTAGACCTTGTATCGATGCAAACGAGGAGCTCTACAGAAAGAATGCGATTCTTGAAAGAATCACAGAGCCGGACAGACAGATCATGTTCAGAGTACCTTGGGTAGATGACAATGGACAGGTTCAGGTAAACAGAGGTTTCCGTGTACAGTTTAACAATTCTATTGGACCATACAAGGGAGGATTAAGACTTCATCCTTCAGTTAATTTAGGTATTATCAAGTTCCTTGGATTTGAGCAGGTATTTAAGAATTCACTGACAACACTTCCAATCGGTGGTGGTAAAGGTGGTTCTGATTTTGATCCTAAGGGCAAATCAGATAGAGAGATCATGGCATTCTGCCAGAGCTTTATGACAGAGCTTTGCAAGTACATCGGAGCAGATGTCGATGTTCCTGCTGGTGATATCGGAACAGGCGGAAGAGAGATCGGTTTCTTATTCGGACAGTATAAGAGAATCCGTGGATCCTACGAAGGTGTTCTTACAGGTAAGGGACTTACATATGGTGGATCACTTGCTCGTACAGAAGCTACAGGATATGGTTTATTATACTTAACAAACGCATTATTAAAGGATCATGGTATTGATATCGCTGGTAAGACTTGTATCGTATCTGGTGCTGGTAACGTTGCAATCTACGCAATCCAGAAGGCACATCAGTTAGGCGCTAAGTGTGTAACATGCTCCGATTCAACAGGTTGGATTTATGATCCGGAAGGAATCGATGTTGACTTACTTAAGGAAGTTAAGGAAGTTAAGAGAGCACGTCTTACAGAGTACGCAGCAGCCAGACCAAGCGCTGAATACCATGAGAAGAAGAACGGCGAGCATGGTGTATGGAATGTTAAGGGTGATATCGCATTACCATGTGCTACTCAGAACGAGTTAGACTTAGACGATGCTAAGGCATTAGTTGCAAATGGTGTTATCTCTGTAACAGAGGGTGCTAATATGCCTACAACATTAGAGGCTACTAAGTACTTACAGGAGAATGGCGTATTATTCGTAGGTGGTAAGGCTGCTAACGCCGGTGGTGTTGCTACATCTGCACTTGAAATGAGCCAGAACTCAGAGAGACTTTCATGGACATTTGAAGAAGTTGACGGCAAGTTAAAGGGAATCATGGAGACAATCTACGCAAACATCAGCGACGCTGCTAAGCGTTACGGTGTAGAAGGCGACTATGTTGCAGGTGCTAACATTGCCGGTTTCGAAAAGGTTGTAGAAGCTATGCTTGCTCAGGGTGTTTGCTAA
- a CDS encoding phage holin family protein, with protein sequence MGRDIVLAKIKKGGITAVVGGAVLMLIFGLITIGVMSDNADDGMGMIILFGLFALLGIVFIIIGIRNIVRPEKTGYLKNNPQLLEMADQLYSHIIYEDQYVLISDKVLANKKQPTQMTWLWDVYLIYLHTTSTNFIPTGSEYVIENRFQKNRVAINVLARGKKSKQELLNVLAQACPNARFGYSDEGLAYLQYMRNQDLRNIPNTPYYQGVPVQMQDNVQQ encoded by the coding sequence ATGGGGAGAGATATTGTACTGGCAAAAATAAAAAAAGGTGGAATCACAGCGGTTGTCGGCGGAGCAGTGTTAATGCTGATTTTCGGATTGATCACAATAGGTGTGATGTCAGATAATGCAGATGACGGAATGGGTATGATCATTTTGTTTGGTTTATTTGCATTATTAGGAATTGTATTTATCATAATAGGGATTCGTAATATTGTAAGACCTGAAAAAACCGGCTATTTGAAAAATAACCCGCAGCTTTTGGAGATGGCCGACCAGTTATATTCGCATATAATATATGAAGACCAATATGTATTGATTTCCGATAAGGTGCTTGCGAATAAGAAGCAGCCGACACAGATGACCTGGCTCTGGGATGTATATCTGATCTATCTGCATACTACATCGACGAACTTTATTCCAACCGGAAGTGAATATGTAATCGAAAATCGTTTTCAAAAGAACCGTGTTGCTATTAATGTACTGGCAAGAGGGAAAAAGAGTAAACAGGAGTTGTTGAATGTACTTGCACAGGCATGTCCAAATGCGAGATTTGGATATTCTGATGAGGGGTTGGCATATCTTCAGTATATGAGAAATCAGGATCTCAGAAATATCCCGAATACACCTTATTATCAGGGAGTACCGGTGCAGATGCAGGACAATGTGCAGCAGTAA
- a CDS encoding transcriptional repressor, with protein sequence MERKHEYQTKSRQMILDYLIRNKDRAVHVSDIIRHMDQEECSVNKTTVYRYLDKLVAEKTLMKYVADKGEKAGYQYVEQPSRCQKHLHLQCSECGKVIHLDCDFMKEISEHILSDHGFTLCCKDSILYGVCDECSKKEKKQKNKTR encoded by the coding sequence ATGGAACGTAAACATGAATATCAGACAAAGAGCAGACAGATGATCCTTGATTATCTGATCCGGAATAAAGATCGTGCCGTTCATGTGTCGGATATTATACGGCATATGGATCAGGAAGAGTGTTCGGTAAATAAAACAACTGTATACCGATATCTGGATAAGCTGGTCGCAGAGAAGACACTGATGAAATATGTGGCTGATAAGGGCGAAAAAGCAGGATATCAGTATGTAGAACAGCCATCCAGGTGTCAGAAGCATCTACATCTGCAATGCTCCGAATGTGGAAAGGTCATCCATCTGGACTGTGATTTCATGAAAGAGATATCAGAGCACATTTTGTCTGATCATGGGTTCACACTTTGCTGCAAGGATTCCATTTTATATGGTGTCTGCGACGAATGCAGTAAGAAAGAAAAGAAACAGAAAAATAAAACCAGATAA
- a CDS encoding arsenic efflux protein: MELLFDSFSDALIDSVKLIPFLLVTYLLMEWLEQRTEEKQKQYMQSAGAFGPLAGGALGIVPQCGFSCVAANLYSGGVITAGVVLAVFMSTSDEMLPIFISHTVNAGTIIRILLAKMCIAIVTGYAVDLANKYIRRRYLAGRKTKHTASSKNDNSKNTDSADKEKYSKHSGYSVQATQTVNAECTHNYKDTHTHNGKSVHVHDEKNMHTHDEKSTHTHHGHIHYDGTDIEEKHIHDLCEQEHCNCEDGIWMSALKHTLKITVFILAVSFVLNIIIGIAGEDAIGRLLGDVPFLGEAMAALIGLIPNCAPSVIITELYLDGMLSSGAMMSGLLVSAGVGLLVLFRMNRHRLKENIMVVGTLYVTSVCWGLLINLLGITF; the protein is encoded by the coding sequence ATGGAATTGTTATTTGATTCGTTTTCAGATGCACTGATCGATAGTGTAAAATTAATACCATTTTTATTAGTGACATATCTGCTGATGGAATGGTTGGAGCAGAGAACAGAAGAAAAGCAGAAGCAATATATGCAGTCTGCCGGTGCGTTTGGTCCGTTGGCAGGTGGAGCACTTGGAATCGTCCCACAGTGTGGATTTTCCTGTGTGGCAGCGAACCTTTACAGTGGTGGTGTGATCACAGCAGGAGTTGTGCTTGCGGTATTTATGTCAACCTCTGATGAGATGCTTCCAATCTTTATTTCGCATACAGTAAATGCCGGTACAATTATTCGTATCCTGCTTGCAAAAATGTGTATTGCGATCGTTACAGGTTATGCAGTCGATCTTGCAAATAAATATATCCGCAGAAGATATCTGGCAGGAAGAAAAACGAAGCACACAGCGTCTTCAAAAAACGATAATTCTAAAAATACAGACAGTGCAGATAAAGAAAAATATTCGAAGCATTCTGGATATTCCGTTCAGGCAACACAGACAGTCAATGCAGAATGTACACATAATTATAAAGATACTCATACACATAATGGAAAAAGTGTGCATGTGCATGATGAAAAAAATATGCATACCCACGATGAAAAAAGTACACACACACATCATGGACATATCCATTATGATGGTACGGACATAGAAGAAAAACATATCCATGATCTGTGTGAGCAGGAACACTGCAACTGTGAGGATGGAATCTGGATGTCGGCGTTAAAGCACACCTTGAAGATTACGGTATTTATTCTGGCGGTATCCTTTGTGTTAAATATTATTATCGGTATCGCAGGGGAAGATGCGATTGGAAGACTTCTTGGTGATGTACCGTTCCTTGGAGAAGCAATGGCAGCACTGATTGGACTGATACCAAACTGTGCACCGTCTGTTATCATTACAGAGCTTTATCTGGACGGAATGCTCAGTTCTGGAGCAATGATGTCAGGATTGCTTGTCAGTGCAGGCGTAGGACTTCTGGTATTGTTCCGTATGAACCGCCACAGATTAAAAGAAAACATTATGGTCGTTGGAACCTTGTATGTTACCAGTGTGTGCTGGGGATTATTGATCAATCTGTTGGGTATCACATTTTAA
- a CDS encoding SDR family NAD(P)-dependent oxidoreductase, with amino-acid sequence MEQKTAIVIGASTGIGAATAEALAQQYKKIAITSFRHPKKLKEVQQKILAQGTDCYAEIGDAGDFTFVRQFIEHVIEHFGKKIDLLVNNAGISYVGLLTDMDETDWKRIIDTNITSVFNTCRQVVPYMVHAHKGRIINISSVWGNVGASCEVAYSATKGAVNAFTKALAKELAPSGIAVNAIAFGAIDTTMNGHLSSEEKNALEEEIPFGRMGTETEAAEFIITVANAGSYLTGQILTFDGGWQ; translated from the coding sequence ATGGAACAGAAAACAGCAATAGTTATCGGGGCATCAACAGGAATTGGTGCAGCAACGGCGGAAGCCCTTGCACAACAATATAAAAAAATAGCCATAACGTCATTTCGCCATCCGAAAAAGTTGAAAGAGGTTCAACAGAAGATACTTGCGCAGGGCACAGATTGTTATGCAGAGATCGGTGATGCCGGAGATTTTACATTTGTAAGACAGTTTATAGAGCATGTAATCGAACATTTTGGTAAGAAGATTGATCTGTTGGTCAATAACGCCGGAATTTCTTATGTCGGGCTGCTGACCGATATGGATGAAACGGACTGGAAAAGAATTATAGATACGAATATAACGTCAGTATTTAATACATGCCGTCAGGTTGTGCCATACATGGTGCATGCACATAAGGGACGTATTATCAACATTTCATCTGTATGGGGCAATGTCGGGGCCTCCTGTGAGGTAGCGTATTCAGCGACCAAAGGTGCGGTCAATGCATTCACAAAGGCTCTTGCGAAAGAGCTTGCACCGAGCGGTATAGCGGTGAATGCAATCGCATTTGGAGCTATCGATACTACGATGAACGGGCATCTGTCATCGGAAGAAAAAAATGCATTGGAAGAGGAAATTCCGTTTGGCAGGATGGGAACAGAGACAGAGGCTGCAGAATTTATCATAACGGTAGCAAATGCCGGCAGCTATCTGACCGGACAGATACTGACCTTTGATGGCGGCTGGCAGTAG
- a CDS encoding LytR C-terminal domain-containing protein produces MGKKVLRLFLETMLRAVVIILAVGIVVIGALLIKTLVKNNSLKDSKKTTTGKEIVTEAEDENDPTFNNGDDENSGSDGADETGAVASTDAKILVINATGTSGVAGAWKTALEGKGYTSVEVGTYNQSAIATSKVCVSGSYDGADLAAEFSSPEMSTTDTLSASDFDVPIDGYDIIVIVGTSDIKN; encoded by the coding sequence ATGGGTAAAAAAGTATTGAGATTATTTCTGGAAACAATGCTCAGAGCCGTTGTAATCATTCTTGCAGTTGGCATTGTTGTAATAGGAGCACTGCTTATAAAGACATTAGTAAAGAATAATTCTCTGAAAGACAGTAAGAAGACGACAACAGGAAAAGAAATAGTAACAGAAGCAGAGGATGAAAATGATCCGACGTTTAATAATGGAGATGACGAGAACAGTGGATCGGACGGAGCGGATGAAACCGGTGCGGTTGCATCTACAGATGCTAAAATCCTTGTTATTAATGCAACAGGAACCAGTGGAGTTGCCGGTGCATGGAAGACCGCATTAGAGGGTAAAGGATATACTTCGGTAGAAGTTGGTACTTATAATCAGTCGGCGATCGCGACATCAAAGGTATGCGTATCCGGTTCATATGATGGAGCAGATCTTGCTGCGGAATTTTCATCACCGGAAATGTCAACCACAGATACGTTATCAGCATCCGATTTTGATGTGCCGATTGACGGATATGATATTATTGTAATCGTTGGAACAAGTGATATTAAAAACTAA
- a CDS encoding YitT family protein, translating into MNKNRETIETYVLLTVAAFLMSLGVVWIFNSEQIVPGGVTGIGIIIENLTENMGTGIPVWLTNLVINVPLFIWGYFLLDRKSMVRTAYTTVISTAFLAVIPALPLATHDRLLNMILGGVIFGCAYGLMFRLNASSGGVDLMALILNHMRNDIGAPLFLGGIDIVIVIAGGIAFGLENMLYAVIAIVISTKLSDMIVQGIRHGKLVYIISSRCDEIKSCIINDIGRGVTVLKTKGGYTNEGRVMIISVLSSRQLVELKDKIRTIDEKSFMIVGQVTEVFGEGFTKFSS; encoded by the coding sequence ATGAACAAAAATCGAGAAACGATAGAAACGTATGTATTGTTAACGGTGGCGGCGTTTTTGATGTCACTGGGTGTTGTTTGGATTTTTAACAGTGAACAGATAGTTCCCGGAGGCGTGACCGGAATAGGAATTATAATAGAAAATCTGACGGAAAATATGGGAACTGGAATTCCGGTCTGGTTGACGAATTTGGTTATCAATGTTCCGTTATTTATATGGGGGTATTTTCTGCTCGATAGAAAAAGTATGGTAAGGACAGCATATACAACGGTTATTTCTACAGCATTTCTGGCAGTTATTCCTGCACTTCCGCTTGCAACGCATGACAGACTTTTGAATATGATTCTTGGCGGAGTTATATTTGGTTGCGCTTATGGTCTTATGTTTCGTCTGAATGCGTCATCCGGCGGCGTGGATCTTATGGCATTGATATTGAATCATATGAGAAACGATATTGGTGCGCCGTTATTCCTTGGGGGTATAGACATAGTGATCGTAATAGCAGGCGGAATTGCATTTGGCCTGGAAAATATGCTGTATGCTGTTATTGCAATCGTAATATCAACAAAATTATCTGATATGATCGTACAGGGAATCAGACATGGAAAACTGGTTTACATTATTTCTTCCAGATGCGATGAGATCAAATCCTGTATCATAAATGATATTGGAAGAGGTGTAACAGTATTGAAAACAAAGGGTGGTTATACGAATGAAGGGCGTGTAATGATAATTTCGGTTTTGTCAAGTAGACAATTAGTAGAATTAAAGGATAAAATAAGGACAATTGATGAAAAATCTTTTATGATTGTAGGGCAGGTAACGGAGGTTTTTGGTGAAGGTTTCACAAAATTCTCGTCTTAA